Proteins found in one Planctomycetes bacterium MalM25 genomic segment:
- the pgl gene encoding 6-phosphogluconolactonase, which yields MRLALSICLALATFTSAAEHDVWIGTKTGPDSPSRGVYHLTLDDAKGKLSPAKLVAEVEGPGWVTRHPSLSVLYTTRREEIVAWRIVRDEEGLRLEEINAEPTGDGGACHVSVDPTGRVLLSAQYGGGSVCSYRLNEDGAIAARVSHFEHEDPSNVVPGRQKACHPHWTGVSPDNRFVIAPDLGADRVYVHKLDAETGELSRHGWGIAIPGGGPRHFKFHPTLPVGYLVNELAMSLSVFDWNAERGELTLRQTIPTLSPEQIAGETFNSGSEVRVHPSGKFVYSANRGHDSITAFAVDPTTGELSLIEQEPIRGGWPRNFNLDPTGRWLLAAGHESNTLAVFAIDQETGMLQYTREVASVPAPICVHVE from the coding sequence ATGCGTCTCGCGCTGTCTATCTGCTTGGCCCTCGCCACGTTCACGTCAGCCGCGGAGCACGACGTCTGGATTGGCACGAAAACCGGCCCCGACAGCCCGAGCCGGGGCGTCTACCACCTGACGCTCGACGACGCGAAGGGAAAGCTCTCGCCCGCCAAGCTCGTCGCCGAGGTCGAGGGGCCCGGCTGGGTCACGCGTCACCCGTCTCTGAGCGTGCTGTACACAACGCGCCGCGAAGAGATCGTCGCCTGGCGGATCGTGCGCGACGAGGAGGGCCTGCGGCTCGAAGAGATCAACGCCGAGCCAACCGGCGACGGCGGGGCGTGTCACGTCTCGGTTGATCCGACCGGGCGCGTGCTGTTGAGCGCCCAGTACGGTGGCGGTTCGGTCTGTTCGTATCGACTGAACGAAGACGGAGCGATCGCCGCACGGGTGTCGCACTTCGAGCACGAAGACCCGTCAAACGTGGTCCCCGGCCGCCAGAAGGCGTGCCACCCGCACTGGACCGGCGTGTCGCCCGACAACCGTTTCGTGATCGCGCCCGATCTGGGCGCCGACCGCGTTTACGTCCACAAGCTCGACGCAGAGACCGGCGAACTGTCTCGCCATGGCTGGGGGATCGCGATCCCCGGCGGCGGGCCGCGGCACTTCAAGTTCCACCCAACCCTACCGGTCGGCTACCTCGTCAACGAGCTGGCGATGTCGCTGTCGGTCTTCGACTGGAACGCCGAGCGGGGCGAGCTGACGCTCCGCCAAACGATCCCGACGCTGTCGCCCGAACAGATCGCCGGCGAGACGTTCAACAGCGGCTCGGAGGTCCGCGTCCACCCGTCGGGCAAGTTCGTGTACAGCGCGAATCGGGGGCACGACTCGATCACCGCGTTCGCCGTCGATCCGACGACCGGCGAGCTGTCGCTGATCGAACAAGAGCCGATCCGCGGCGGCTGGCCCCGCAACTTCAACCTCGACCCCACGGGCCGCTGGCTCCTCGCCGCGGGCCACGAGTCGAACACCCTCGCGGTGTTCGCCATCGACCAGGAGACCGGCATGCTACAGTACACACGCGAGGTGGCGAGCGTGCCGGCGCCGATCTGCGTCCATGTCGAATAG
- the folP gene encoding Dihydropteroate synthase, translating to MHLPTPLPALMGVVNVTPDSFSDGGRFLDPQRAVEHALQLAADGAAILDVGGESTRPGAEPVSADDELRRVIPVIEGLAGRTDAAISIDTSKGAVAREALAAGASLVNDVTGLEGDPAMLAVVVEAGCEVGVMHMQGSPRTMQDAPRYDDVVAEVKAYLAARRDALAAAGVARERIMLDPGIGFGKTFEHNLELLRRVEEFHDLGCPLLVGHSRKRFLGQILGDPEADRTAATVGVAMRLAAAGVQTIRVHDVRPVADALHAFAVAGGIPAKDLPQGPQQA from the coding sequence ATGCACCTGCCCACGCCCCTCCCGGCCCTCATGGGCGTCGTGAACGTCACGCCCGATTCGTTCTCGGACGGGGGGCGGTTCCTTGACCCGCAGCGCGCCGTCGAACACGCGTTGCAACTCGCCGCCGACGGCGCGGCGATTCTCGATGTCGGAGGCGAGAGCACGCGACCCGGCGCCGAGCCCGTTTCGGCCGACGACGAACTCCGGCGGGTGATCCCGGTGATCGAGGGGCTCGCGGGGCGGACCGACGCGGCGATCTCGATCGACACCAGCAAGGGGGCCGTCGCCCGCGAGGCGCTCGCCGCCGGGGCGTCGCTCGTGAACGACGTGACCGGCCTGGAGGGCGATCCGGCGATGCTGGCGGTCGTCGTTGAGGCGGGCTGCGAGGTCGGCGTCATGCACATGCAGGGCTCGCCCCGCACGATGCAGGACGCCCCCCGGTACGACGACGTCGTCGCCGAGGTGAAGGCCTATCTCGCCGCCCGGCGGGACGCGCTGGCCGCCGCGGGCGTGGCGCGGGAGCGGATCATGCTCGACCCAGGCATCGGCTTCGGCAAGACGTTCGAGCACAACCTCGAGCTGCTCAGGCGGGTCGAGGAGTTCCACGACCTCGGTTGCCCCCTCCTGGTGGGGCACTCACGCAAGCGGTTCCTCGGCCAGATTCTAGGCGACCCCGAAGCGGACCGGACAGCGGCCACGGTCGGCGTGGCGATGCGTTTGGCGGCCGCGGGCGTGCAGACGATCCGCGTGCACGACGTCCGGCCCGTTGCCGACGCCCTGCACGCCTTCGCGGTGGCGGGAGGAATCCCCGCAAAAGATTTGCCACAAGGGCCTCAGCAGGCGTAG